One region of Wyeomyia smithii strain HCP4-BCI-WySm-NY-G18 chromosome 3, ASM2978416v1, whole genome shotgun sequence genomic DNA includes:
- the LOC129732063 gene encoding MORN repeat-containing protein 3-like, whose amino-acid sequence MSTLQMRSFFTRKTQYQGQADSRNRKSGLGKQSQRNGLMYEGEWRNGLRHGYGIVYRKMPDTEMYVKVYAGDWQNDRKHGLGIKYYANGKYLGFWEDDQRSGHGFMWFDNGNFYMGEWQADRFGGFGVFLSACGNRYHGQFRDGKKHGEGIYLNSRTGQLQRGFWEDGVCKLGTIEDWNRNQVVFPTVYPIPELKLANFPQIYDKWMIEQTMPV is encoded by the exons ATGTCAACCCTGCAAATGCGATCTTTCTTCACCCGTAAAACCCAATACCAGGGTCAGGCGGACTCGCGGAATCGCAAATCGGGCCTCGGAAAGCAATCGCAACGGAACGGATTGATGTACGAGGGCGAATGGCGGAACGGGTTACG CCACGGCTACGGAATTGTTTATCGGAAAATGCCGGACACGGAAATGTACGTTAAAGTTTACGCCGGTGACTGGCAGAATGACCGGAAGCATGGATTAGGTATAAAATACTACGCAAACGGTAAATATCTGGGATTCTGGGAGGACGACCAGCGCAGCGGTCATGGATTTATGTGGTTCGATAACGGCAACTTCTACATGGGCGAGTGGCAAGCTGACCGTTTCGGAGGATTTGGAGTTTTTCTCAGCGCATGTGGCAATCGTTATCACGGCCAGTTTAGGGATGGTAAAAAGCATGGCGAAGGGATTTACCTGAACTCGAGGACTGGTCAGCTTCAGAGAGGGTTTTGGGAGGATGGCGTTTGCAAGCTGGGAACCATCGAGGATTGGAACCGGAATCAGGTGGTGTTTCCTACTGTTTATCCCATTCCAGAG CTGAAGTTGGCAAACTTTCCCCAAATTTATGACAAGTGGATGATAGAGCAAACGATGCCCGTTTGA